The following proteins come from a genomic window of Phnomibacter ginsenosidimutans:
- the mazG gene encoding nucleoside triphosphate pyrophosphohydrolase, which produces MYELADAVVEQDWKGIREEIGDLLLHMAFYARIGKEQQQFTMDEVIDQICEKLISRHPHIYGDVQVADEEEVKANWEKLKLKEGKTSVLAGVPNGLPAMVKAWRMQEKARKIGFEWEHKADVWKKVEEETAELKEAETLGVQEKVEEEFGDLLFSLVNYARFLQVDPELALERTNRKFKSRFMQMEVMAKERNLSLENMSLQEMDALWNDIKKQ; this is translated from the coding sequence ATGTACGAACTGGCCGATGCCGTGGTAGAGCAAGACTGGAAAGGGATTCGGGAAGAAATTGGCGACCTGTTGCTGCACATGGCTTTCTATGCCCGCATTGGCAAAGAGCAGCAGCAGTTTACGATGGATGAAGTGATTGATCAGATTTGTGAAAAGCTCATCAGTCGTCATCCGCATATTTACGGCGATGTACAGGTAGCTGATGAAGAAGAGGTAAAAGCCAATTGGGAAAAACTGAAATTGAAAGAGGGTAAAACTTCGGTGCTGGCGGGTGTGCCCAATGGATTGCCTGCCATGGTAAAAGCCTGGCGTATGCAGGAGAAAGCCCGCAAGATTGGGTTTGAGTGGGAGCACAAGGCCGATGTGTGGAAAAAAGTAGAAGAAGAAACCGCTGAGCTGAAAGAGGCAGAAACACTGGGAGTGCAGGAAAAAGTGGAAGAAGAATTTGGCGACCTGCTGTTTAGCCTGGTAAATTATGCAAGGTTTTTGCAGGTAGATCCGGAGCTGGCATTAGAGCGTACCAACCGCAAATTCAAATCCCGTTTTATGCAAATGGAAGTAATGGCCAAGGAGCGAAACCTTTCATTAGAAAACATGAGTTTGCAGGAAATGGATGCCCTTTGGAATGACATCAAAAAGCAGTAA